The following are from one region of the Escherichia sp. E4742 genome:
- a CDS encoding flagellar hook-length control protein FliK produces MIRLAPLITADVDTSTLPGASATDTAHNFLALLSGALAGDAAPGKASPLLQVAVDTPHTQGKERVSEILAGVLPSDLHIAIDETLAEITAALPDTTPLTTALVNTLAAMPEKETVADDKTDDLNEDAVASLSALFAMLPGFDNTPKVTDAPVTVLPTQKQALSTKLTTAQLATAQPDDAPGAPDQPLTPLVAEAQSKAEVISTPSPVTTVASPLITPHQTQPLPTVAAPVLSAPLGSHEWQQSLSQHISLFTRQGQQSAELRLHPQDLGEVQISLKVDDNQAQIQMVSPHQHVRAALEAALPVLRTQLAESGIQLGQSNISGESFSGQQQAASEQQQSQRTANHEPLAGEDDDTLPVPTTLQRVSSGNSGVDIFA; encoded by the coding sequence ATGATTCGTTTAGCGCCCTTGATTACCGCTGACGTTGACACATCCACGTTGCCCGGTGCTAGCGCCACTGACACGGCACATAATTTTCTTGCGTTATTGAGCGGGGCATTAGCAGGAGATGCAGCACCAGGCAAAGCTTCGCCATTGCTTCAGGTTGCAGTGGATACCCCACACACGCAAGGTAAAGAACGCGTCAGCGAAATTCTGGCCGGGGTACTGCCGTCTGATTTACACATCGCTATTGACGAAACGCTGGCTGAAATAACCGCAGCACTACCCGATACAACGCCGCTGACGACGGCTCTGGTTAATACGCTGGCAGCCATGCCAGAAAAGGAGACGGTCGCCGACGATAAAACAGATGACCTTAATGAAGATGCTGTCGCCAGCCTGAGCGCCCTTTTTGCTATGCTGCCCGGTTTTGACAATACTCCCAAAGTGACTGATGCGCCTGTAACAGTGTTACCGACGCAGAAGCAAGCACTCTCAACAAAACTGACTACCGCGCAACTCGCAACAGCACAACCTGACGACGCCCCTGGTGCGCCAGATCAGCCATTAACTCCGCTGGTCGCTGAAGCCCAGAGTAAAGCGGAGGTCATCAGCACGCCTTCACCTGTTACTACTGTCGCCAGTCCGCTAATTACTCCGCACCAGACGCAACCGCTGCCCACCGTCGCCGCGCCTGTTTTGAGCGCACCGCTGGGTTCCCACGAATGGCAACAATCCTTAAGCCAGCATATTTCGCTGTTTACCCGCCAGGGGCAACAAAGTGCCGAACTGCGTTTGCATCCGCAAGATTTAGGCGAAGTGCAAATCTCCCTTAAGGTGGATGACAACCAGGCGCAAATTCAGATGGTTTCACCGCATCAGCACGTGCGCGCCGCTCTGGAAGCGGCTTTGCCGGTACTGCGCACACAACTGGCAGAAAGCGGAATTCAGTTGGGGCAGAGCAATATCAGCGGTGAGAGTTTTAGCGGTCAGCAGCAGGCAGCTTCCGAGCAACAGCAAAGCCAACGCACAGCAAACCATGAACCTCTGGCGGGGGAAGACGACGATACACTGCCGGTTCCCACAACTCTCCAGAGAGTTTCATCTGGTAATAGCGGCGTCGATATTTTCGCCTAA
- the fliL gene encoding flagellar basal body-associated protein FliL, whose product MTDYAISKKSRRSLWLPILVFITLAACASAGYSYWHSQQVTAGDKAQQRVVLSPVFYALDTFTVNLGDADRVLYIGITLRLKDEATRSRLSEYLPEVRSRLLLLFSRQDAAALATEEGKQKLIAAIKATLSPPLVAGQPKQDVTDVLYTAFILR is encoded by the coding sequence ATGACTGATTACGCGATAAGCAAGAAAAGCAGGCGATCGCTTTGGCTCCCGATCCTGGTATTCATCACTCTCGCGGCCTGTGCCAGCGCGGGTTACAGCTACTGGCATTCGCAACAAGTGACCGCTGGCGACAAAGCACAGCAACGCGTCGTGCTCTCACCTGTCTTCTATGCGCTGGACACTTTTACGGTCAATCTTGGCGATGCAGATCGCGTGCTTTATATCGGTATAACGCTGCGGCTGAAAGATGAAGCCACCCGTTCGCGGTTGAGCGAGTATTTGCCGGAAGTCCGCAGTCGCTTGCTGTTACTGTTTTCGCGCCAGGATGCCGCCGCGCTGGCAACGGAAGAAGGCAAGCAAAAACTGATTGCCGCAATTAAAGCCACACTCTCCCCCCCGCTTGTTGCCGGGCAACCGAAACAGGATGTCACCGACGTGCTGTATACCGCTTTTATTCTGCGATAA
- the fliM gene encoding flagellar motor switch protein FliM produces the protein MGDSILSQAEIDALLNGDSEVKDEPTTSAGGESDIRPYDPNTQRRVVRERLQALEIINERFARHFRMGLFNLLRRSPDITVGAIRIQPYHEFARNLPVPTNLNLIHLKPLRGTGLVVFSPSLVFIAVDNLFGGDGRFPTKVEGREFTHTEQRVINRMLKLALEGYSDAWKAINPLEVEYVRSEMQVKFTNITTSPNDIVVNTPFHVEIGNLTGEFNICLPFSMIEPLRELLVNPPLENSRNEDQNWRDNLVRQVQHSQLELVANFADISLRLSQILKLKPGDVLPIEKPDRIIAHVDGVPVLTSQYGTINGQYALRIEHLINPILNSLNEEQPK, from the coding sequence ATGGGCGATAGTATTCTTTCTCAAGCTGAAATTGATGCGCTGTTGAATGGTGACAGCGAGGTCAAAGACGAACCGACAACCAGTGCTGGCGGCGAAAGTGACATTCGTCCGTACGATCCCAATACCCAACGCCGGGTTGTGCGCGAACGTTTGCAGGCGCTGGAAATCATTAATGAGCGTTTTGCCCGCCATTTTCGCATGGGGCTGTTCAACCTGCTGCGCCGTAGCCCGGACATTACCGTCGGGGCGATCCGCATACAGCCGTACCATGAATTTGCCCGCAACCTGCCGGTGCCAACCAACCTGAACCTTATCCACCTGAAACCGCTGCGCGGAACAGGGCTGGTGGTGTTCTCGCCAAGTCTGGTGTTTATCGCCGTGGATAACCTGTTTGGCGGCGATGGACGCTTCCCTACCAAAGTAGAAGGTCGCGAGTTTACGCATACCGAACAGCGCGTCATCAATCGTATGTTAAAGCTGGCACTTGAAGGCTATAGCGACGCGTGGAAGGCTATTAATCCACTGGAAGTGGAGTACGTGCGTTCGGAAATGCAGGTGAAATTTACCAATATCACCACCTCGCCGAACGACATTGTGGTTAACACGCCTTTTCATGTCGAAATTGGCAACCTGACTGGCGAATTTAATATCTGCCTGCCATTCAGCATGATCGAACCGCTAAGGGAATTGTTGGTTAACCCGCCGCTGGAAAACTCGCGCAATGAAGATCAGAACTGGCGCGATAACCTGGTGCGCCAGGTTCAGCATTCACAGCTGGAGCTGGTTGCCAACTTTGCCGATATTTCTCTGCGCCTGTCGCAGATTTTAAAGCTGAAACCCGGCGATGTCCTGCCGATAGAAAAACCCGATCGCATCATCGCCCATGTTGACGGCGTTCCGGTACTGACCAGCCAGTACGGCACCATCAACGGTCAGTATGCGTTACGGATAGAACATTTGATTAACCCGATTTTGAATTCTCTGAACGAGGAACAGCCCAAATGA
- the fliN gene encoding flagellar motor switch protein FliN, translating to MSDLNNPADDNNGAMDDLWAEALSEQKSTSSKSAAEAVFQQLGGGDVSGTLQDIDLIMDIPVKLTVELGRTRMTIKELLRLTQGSVVALDGLAGEPLDILINGYLIAQGEVVVVADKYGVRITDIITPSERMRRLSR from the coding sequence ATGAGTGACTTGAATAATCCGGCCGATGACAACAACGGCGCAATGGACGATCTGTGGGCTGAAGCGTTGAGCGAACAAAAATCAACAAGCAGCAAAAGCGCGGCTGAAGCGGTGTTCCAGCAGCTTGGCGGCGGCGACGTCAGTGGAACATTGCAGGATATCGACCTGATTATGGATATTCCGGTTAAGCTGACCGTCGAACTGGGCCGCACACGAATGACCATCAAAGAGTTGTTGCGTCTGACGCAAGGGTCAGTCGTGGCGCTGGACGGTCTGGCGGGCGAACCACTGGATATTCTGATCAACGGTTATTTAATTGCTCAGGGCGAAGTTGTCGTAGTCGCTGATAAATATGGCGTGCGGATCACCGATATCATTACCCCATCCGAGCGGATGCGCCGCCTGAGTCGTTAG
- the fliO gene encoding flagellar biosynthetic protein FliO: MNNHATVQPSAPVSAAPLLQVSGALIAIIVLILAAAWLVKRLGFAPKRNGTNGLKVSASASLGARERVVVVDVEDARLVLGVTAGQINLLHKLPPSALTEDLPQADFQSVMKNLLKRSGRS, from the coding sequence ATGAATAACCACGCTACTGTACAACCTTCCGCACCGGTTTCTGCTGCGCCGCTCCTTCAGGTGAGCGGCGCGCTAATTGCCATTATTGTCTTAATCCTCGCTGCGGCCTGGCTGGTAAAAAGGCTGGGATTTGCTCCCAAACGTAATGGCACGAACGGGCTGAAAGTCAGCGCTAGTGCCTCGTTGGGTGCGCGTGAACGGGTCGTGGTGGTCGATGTGGAAGATGCGCGACTGGTGCTCGGCGTTACTGCCGGGCAAATCAATCTGCTGCATAAACTTCCCCCTTCTGCGCTAACGGAAGATTTACCTCAAGCCGATTTTCAGTCGGTCATGAAAAATTTGCTCAAGCGTAGCGGGAGATCCTGA
- the fliP gene encoding flagellar type III secretion system pore protein FliP (The bacterial flagellar biogenesis protein FliP forms a type III secretion system (T3SS)-type pore required for flagellar assembly.) yields MRRLLSVAPALLWLLTPLAFAQLPGITSQPLPGGGQSWSLPVQTLVFITSLTFIPAILLMMTSFTRIIIVFGLLRNALGTPSAPPNQVLLGLALFLTFFIMSPVIDKIYVDAYQPFSEEKISMQEALEKGAQPLREFMLRQTREADLGLFARLANTGPLQGPEAVPMRILLPAYVTSELKTAFQIGFTIFIPFLIIDLVIASVLMALGMMMVPPATIALPFKLMLFVLVDGWQLLVGSLAQSFYS; encoded by the coding sequence ATGCGTCGCCTGTTGTCTGTCGCACCGGCCCTTCTCTGGCTGCTTACTCCCCTCGCCTTTGCTCAACTGCCTGGCATCACCAGCCAGCCGCTGCCTGGCGGTGGACAAAGCTGGTCACTCCCGGTGCAGACGCTGGTGTTCATCACCTCGCTGACTTTTATTCCGGCAATTTTACTGATGATGACCAGCTTCACCCGCATCATCATTGTTTTTGGTTTATTGCGTAACGCACTGGGAACGCCCTCCGCGCCGCCCAACCAGGTATTGCTGGGGCTGGCGCTGTTTTTGACCTTTTTTATTATGTCTCCGGTAATCGATAAAATTTATGTCGATGCGTATCAGCCGTTCAGCGAAGAGAAAATATCAATGCAGGAGGCGTTGGAAAAAGGGGCGCAGCCCCTGCGTGAGTTTATGCTGCGTCAGACCCGCGAGGCGGATTTAGGGTTGTTTGCCAGACTGGCGAATACCGGCCCGTTGCAGGGACCTGAAGCAGTACCGATGCGCATTTTGCTCCCGGCCTACGTGACCAGCGAGTTGAAAACCGCCTTCCAGATAGGCTTCACGATTTTCATTCCGTTTTTGATTATCGACCTGGTTATTGCAAGCGTGTTGATGGCATTGGGGATGATGATGGTTCCCCCCGCGACCATTGCCCTGCCGTTTAAACTGATGCTGTTTGTACTGGTGGATGGCTGGCAATTGCTGGTCGGCTCGCTGGCACAAAGCTTTTACAGCTAG
- the fliQ gene encoding flagellar biosynthesis protein FliQ produces MTPESVMMMGTEAMKVALALAAPLLLVALVTGLIISILQAATQINEMTLSFIPKIIAVFIAIIIAGPWMLNLLLDYVRTLFTNLPYIIG; encoded by the coding sequence ATGACACCCGAATCGGTCATGATGATGGGGACAGAAGCGATGAAAGTCGCGCTGGCACTGGCTGCCCCGCTGTTGCTGGTGGCGCTGGTCACCGGTCTTATCATCAGCATTTTGCAGGCCGCCACGCAGATTAACGAAATGACGCTGTCGTTTATTCCGAAAATCATCGCCGTATTTATCGCCATTATTATTGCCGGACCGTGGATGCTCAACCTGTTGCTGGATTACGTTCGTACCTTATTCACTAACCTGCCGTATATCATCGGGTAA
- the fliR gene encoding flagellar biosynthetic protein FliR: MLQVTSDQWLSWLSLYFWPLLRVLALISTAPILSERSVPKRVKLGLAMMITFAIAPAIPANDVAVFSFYALWLAMQQILIGIALGFTMQFAFAAVRTAGEIIGLQMGLSFATFVDPASHLNMPVLARIMDMLALLLFLTFNGHLWLISLLVDTFHTLPIGGEPLNSNAFLALTKAGSLIFLNGLMLALPLITLLLTLNLALGLLNRMAPQLSIFVIGFPLTLTVGISLMAALMPLIAPFCEHLFSEIFNLLADIISELPVI; the protein is encoded by the coding sequence ATGTTGCAGGTAACAAGCGATCAATGGCTTTCCTGGTTAAGCCTGTATTTCTGGCCATTACTGCGCGTGCTGGCGCTGATCTCCACCGCGCCCATTTTGAGCGAACGCAGTGTGCCGAAACGAGTAAAACTGGGCCTCGCAATGATGATCACGTTCGCCATTGCTCCGGCAATACCCGCCAACGATGTTGCCGTTTTTTCGTTTTATGCCCTGTGGCTGGCAATGCAGCAGATCCTGATTGGCATTGCGCTTGGCTTTACCATGCAATTTGCCTTTGCCGCTGTACGAACCGCTGGCGAAATTATCGGTCTGCAAATGGGGCTGTCATTTGCGACGTTTGTTGATCCTGCTAGCCATCTCAATATGCCCGTCTTAGCGCGCATCATGGATATGCTGGCGTTACTGTTGTTCCTGACATTTAACGGTCATTTATGGTTGATTTCGCTGCTGGTCGATACGTTTCACACTCTACCCATTGGTGGCGAACCGCTGAACAGCAATGCGTTTCTGGCACTCACCAAAGCAGGGAGTCTGATTTTCCTTAACGGGTTGATGCTGGCGTTACCGCTCATTACCCTGTTGCTGACGCTGAATCTCGCATTAGGTTTACTGAATCGTATGGCCCCGCAATTATCAATTTTTGTTATTGGTTTTCCATTAACATTGACTGTCGGCATCTCATTAATGGCGGCATTAATGCCGTTAATTGCCCCTTTTTGCGAACATTTATTTAGTGAAATTTTTAATTTACTGGCGGATATTATCAGCGAATTGCCTGTAATATGA
- the rcsA gene encoding transcriptional regulator RcsA: protein MSTIIMDLCSYTRLGLTGYLLSRGVKKREINDIETVDDLAIACDSQHPSVVFINEDCFIHDASNSQRIKYIINQHPNTLFIVFMAIANVHFDEYLLVRKNLLISSKSIKPESLDDILGDILKKETTMASILNMPTLSLSRTESSMLRMWMAGQGTIQISDQMNIKAKTVSSHKGNIKRKIKTHNKQVIYHVVRLTDNVTNGIFVNMR, encoded by the coding sequence ATGTCAACGATTATTATGGATTTATGTAGTTACACCCGGCTGGGTTTGACCGGGTATCTGTTGAGTAGAGGGGTGAAAAAAAGAGAAATCAACGACATTGAAACCGTTGATGACCTTGCCATCGCTTGTGATTCACAGCACCCTTCAGTGGTGTTTATTAATGAGGACTGTTTTATCCACGATGCTTCTAACAGTCAACGTATCAAGTACATCATTAATCAACATCCCAATACGTTATTTATCGTTTTTATGGCAATTGCTAATGTTCATTTTGATGAATATCTATTGGTCAGAAAAAATTTATTGATCAGTTCCAAATCGATTAAGCCGGAATCTCTTGATGATATCCTTGGCGATATTCTGAAAAAAGAGACAACGATGGCCAGCATTTTAAATATGCCAACGCTATCATTAAGCCGGACCGAATCGAGTATGTTGCGAATGTGGATGGCTGGCCAGGGAACGATTCAAATATCCGACCAAATGAATATTAAAGCCAAGACCGTTTCATCGCATAAAGGCAATATTAAACGTAAGATCAAAACGCATAATAAACAGGTTATCTACCATGTCGTCCGACTGACGGATAATGTGACAAATGGTATTTTTGTCAACATGCGCTAG
- the dsrB gene encoding protein DsrB, with the protein MKVNDRVTVKTDGGPRRPGVVLAVEEFSEGTMYLVSLEDYPLGIWFFNEAGHQDGIFVEKAE; encoded by the coding sequence ATGAAGGTGAATGATCGGGTAACAGTCAAAACGGATGGCGGTCCGCGTCGTCCTGGCGTGGTACTGGCGGTTGAGGAGTTTAGTGAAGGCACAATGTACCTGGTTTCGCTGGAAGACTACCCGCTCGGCATCTGGTTCTTTAATGAAGCAGGGCATCAGGATGGTATCTTTGTGGAGAAAGCAGAGTAA
- the yodD gene encoding peroxide/acid resistance protein YodD yields MKTAKEYSDTAKREVSVDVDALLAAINEISESEVHRSQNDSEHVSVDGREYHTWRELADAFELDIHDFSVSEVNR; encoded by the coding sequence ATGAAAACCGCAAAAGAGTACAGCGATACCGCAAAACGTGAGGTCAGCGTCGACGTCGATGCCCTGCTGGCGGCGATCAATGAAATTAGCGAAAGCGAAGTTCATCGCAGCCAGAACGATTCAGAACACGTCAGCGTCGATGGCCGTGAATATCATACATGGCGTGAATTAGCCGATGCCTTTGAACTTGATATTCATGACTTTAGCGTCTCTGAAGTGAATCGCTAA
- a CDS encoding mannosyl-3-phosphoglycerate phosphatase-related protein translates to MLSIHQPLLIFTDLDGTLLDSHSYDWQPAASWLIRLREADIPVILCSSKTSAEMLYLQKMLGLQGLSFIAENGAMIQLDQHWQDLDGFPRIISGIAHSEISLVLNTLREKEHFKFTTFDDVDDTTIAEWTGLSRSQAALTQLHEASVTLIWRDSDERMAQFTARLNELGLQFVQGARFWHVLDVSAGKDQAANWIIAAYQKSSGKRPTTLGLGDGPNDAPLLEVMDYAVIVKGLNREGVHLQNEDPARVWRTQREGPEGWREGLDHFFTTS, encoded by the coding sequence ATGCTTTCAATTCATCAACCGCTGCTGATTTTTACCGATCTTGATGGCACCCTGTTGGACAGTCATAGCTATGACTGGCAACCTGCCGCCTCCTGGTTAATCCGCCTGCGGGAAGCGGATATCCCCGTGATCCTGTGTAGTAGTAAAACCTCGGCTGAGATGCTGTACCTGCAAAAGATGTTAGGTCTGCAAGGGTTGTCATTCATTGCAGAGAACGGCGCGATGATCCAACTGGATCAACACTGGCAGGATTTGGACGGCTTTCCGCGCATCATTTCGGGGATTGCTCATAGTGAAATCAGCCTGGTATTAAATACGCTGCGTGAGAAAGAACACTTCAAATTCACCACCTTTGATGACGTCGATGATACAACCATCGCTGAATGGACTGGCTTAAGCCGCAGCCAGGCAGCACTGACGCAGTTGCATGAGGCTTCGGTCACGCTTATCTGGCGCGACAGTGACGAGCGGATGGCGCAATTTACCGCTCGCCTGAATGAACTGGGCTTGCAGTTTGTGCAAGGTGCGCGTTTCTGGCATGTGCTGGATGTCTCTGCCGGGAAAGATCAGGCGGCCAACTGGATCATTGCGGCATATCAGAAATCGAGTGGAAAACGTCCGACCACGCTTGGCTTAGGCGATGGACCAAATGACGCACCATTACTGGAAGTGATGGATTATGCGGTGATCGTAAAAGGGCTAAACCGGGAAGGCGTACATTTGCAAAATGAGGATCCGGCCCGTGTCTGGCGGACACAGCGAGAAGGACCGGAAGGCTGGCGCGAAGGGCTGGATCACTTTTTCACGACCAGTTAA
- the dgcQ gene encoding cellulose biosynthesis regulator diguanylate cyclase DgcQ, with the protein MQHETKMENQSWLKKLARRLGPGHVVNLCFIVVLIFSTLLTWREVVVLEDAYISSQRNHLENVANALDKQLQYNVDKLIFLRNGMREALVAPLDFTSMRNAVIEFEQHRDEHAWQIELNRRRTLSVNGVSDALVSEGNQLSRENELLDNEITAALEVGYLLRLAHNSSSMVEQAMYVSRAGFYVSTQPTLFTRNIPTRYYEFVTQPWFIGQSERENRQRGVRWFTSQHDHNNVTEPQVTVSVPVDSNNYWYGVLGMSIPVRSMQQFLKNAIDKNLDGEYQLYDSKLKLLTSSNPEHSAEDLFDPRELASLAQAMEHDTRGGIRMNSRYVSWERLDHFDGALVRIHSLSEGVRGDFGSISIALTLLWALFTTMLLISWYVIRQMVSNMFVLQSSLQWQAWHDTLTRLYNRGALFEKARPLAELCQIHKHPFSVIQVDLDHFKAINDRFGHQAGDRVLSHAAGLISRSLRSQDVAGRVGGEEFCVILPGANLAQATEVAERIRLKLNEKEMLIAKSTTLRISASLGVSSSEETGDYDFEQLQSLADRRLYLAKQAGRNQVCASDSP; encoded by the coding sequence GTGCAGCACGAGACAAAAATGGAAAACCAGAGCTGGCTAAAAAAACTCGCGCGCCGCCTGGGGCCAGGTCATGTCGTTAATCTGTGCTTTATCGTGGTGTTGATCTTTTCCACTTTGCTCACCTGGCGTGAAGTTGTGGTGCTGGAAGACGCCTATATCTCCAGCCAGCGTAATCATCTGGAAAACGTTGCCAACGCGCTCGACAAACAATTGCAATATAACGTCGATAAACTGATTTTTTTGCGTAATGGAATGCGTGAAGCTCTTGTTGCGCCGTTGGATTTCACCTCTATGCGAAACGCTGTTATCGAGTTTGAACAACATCGCGACGAGCACGCCTGGCAAATCGAACTCAACAGACGACGCACTCTGTCAGTAAACGGTGTCTCGGATGCGTTAGTGAGCGAGGGAAATCAGCTTTCTCGCGAAAATGAATTACTCGACAATGAAATTACCGCCGCACTGGAAGTCGGCTACTTACTGCGACTGGCGCACAACTCTTCTTCGATGGTTGAACAGGCGATGTATGTCTCGCGCGCCGGATTCTACGTTTCGACGCAGCCGACGTTGTTTACCCGAAATATCCCTACGCGTTACTACGAATTTGTCACACAACCCTGGTTTATCGGCCAATCAGAACGAGAAAATCGTCAACGTGGCGTACGTTGGTTTACCTCTCAGCATGACCATAACAATGTTACTGAACCGCAGGTCACCGTAAGCGTGCCAGTCGACAGTAATAATTACTGGTATGGCGTGTTGGGGATGAGTATCCCTGTGCGCTCAATGCAGCAATTTCTAAAAAACGCTATTGATAAAAACCTGGATGGCGAATATCAGCTCTACGACAGTAAACTGAAATTATTAACCTCCTCTAACCCGGAACACTCGGCGGAGGATCTCTTTGATCCTCGGGAGCTGGCATCTCTGGCGCAGGCTATGGAACACGATACGCGCGGTGGCATTAGGATGAACAGTCGCTATGTTAGCTGGGAGCGACTGGACCATTTTGACGGCGCATTGGTGCGCATTCATTCGCTCAGTGAAGGTGTGCGTGGTGATTTCGGCAGCATCAGCATTGCGTTAACCCTTCTGTGGGCGCTCTTTACGACGATGTTACTTATCTCCTGGTATGTGATTCGCCAGATGGTCAGCAATATGTTTGTCCTGCAAAGCTCGTTGCAGTGGCAGGCGTGGCATGACACCTTAACGCGCTTGTATAACCGTGGCGCATTGTTCGAAAAAGCGCGTCCGCTTGCCGAATTGTGTCAGATACACAAACATCCGTTTTCTGTCATCCAGGTCGACCTTGACCATTTTAAAGCGATTAATGACCGCTTTGGTCATCAGGCAGGCGATCGTGTACTGTCGCATGCTGCCGGATTAATCAGTCGTTCATTGCGCTCACAGGACGTTGCAGGCCGCGTGGGCGGCGAGGAGTTTTGTGTGATTCTGCCTGGCGCTAACCTGGCGCAGGCAACGGAAGTGGCCGAACGTATTCGCCTGAAGCTGAATGAAAAAGAGATGTTGATCGCCAAGAGCACGACCCTACGCATCAGTGCTTCGCTGGGGGTGAGTAGCAGTGAGGAAACCGGCGATTATGATTTTGAACAATTACAGTCTCTGGCCGACCGACGGTTGTATCTTGCAAAACAAGCGGGGCGCAATCAGGTTTGCGCGAGCGATAGCCCTTAA
- a CDS encoding YodC family protein — MSFMVSEEVTVKEGGPRMIVTGYSSGMVECRWYDGYGVKREAFHETELVPGEGSCSSEEV, encoded by the coding sequence ATGAGCTTTATGGTTAGTGAGGAAGTCACGGTAAAAGAGGGCGGCCCGCGGATGATTGTCACCGGGTATTCCAGCGGTATGGTTGAGTGCCGGTGGTATGACGGTTATGGGGTCAAGCGGGAAGCTTTTCATGAAACCGAGCTTGTTCCGGGGGAGGGGAGTTGTTCGTCGGAAGAAGTTTGA
- a CDS encoding DUF808 domain-containing protein produces the protein MLLAGSSLLTLLDDIATLLDDISVMGKLAAKKTAGVLGDDLSLNAQQVSGVRANRELPVVWGVAKGSLINKVILVPLALIISAFIPWAITPLLMIGGAFLCFEGVEKVLHMMEARKHKEDPAQSQQRLEKLAEQDPLKFEKDKIKGAIRTDFILSAEIVAITLGIVAEAPLINQVLVLSGIALVVTIGVYGLVGIIVKIDDLGYWLAEKSSTLMQALGKGLLIIAPWLMKALSVVGTLAMFLVGGGIVVHGIAPLHHAIEHFAGQQNALVAMILPTVLNLILGFIIGGIVVLGVKVVAKMRGQAH, from the coding sequence ATGCTTTTGGCCGGGAGTAGTTTATTGACGTTGCTCGATGATATCGCCACTTTGCTGGACGATATCTCCGTGATGGGCAAGCTGGCGGCGAAGAAAACCGCCGGTGTATTAGGGGATGACTTGTCGCTTAATGCGCAACAAGTTTCAGGCGTGCGTGCCAACCGGGAACTTCCTGTGGTCTGGGGCGTGGCGAAGGGATCGCTAATCAACAAAGTGATTCTGGTGCCGCTGGCGCTGATCATCAGTGCATTTATCCCGTGGGCAATTACGCCACTGTTGATGATTGGTGGTGCGTTTCTCTGCTTTGAAGGGGTAGAGAAAGTGCTACATATGATGGAGGCGCGTAAACACAAAGAGGATCCGGCGCAGAGTCAGCAGCGTCTGGAAAAACTGGCGGAGCAAGACCCGCTCAAGTTTGAAAAGGACAAAATAAAAGGGGCCATTCGCACCGATTTTATTTTGTCTGCGGAAATTGTCGCCATAACGCTGGGCATTGTGGCGGAAGCGCCGCTGATTAATCAGGTGCTGGTGCTCTCAGGGATAGCTCTGGTGGTAACGATTGGCGTGTATGGCCTGGTGGGGATTATCGTTAAGATTGATGACCTGGGCTACTGGCTGGCAGAAAAGTCCAGTACGTTGATGCAGGCGTTGGGTAAGGGGCTGTTGATTATCGCCCCCTGGCTGATGAAAGCATTATCGGTTGTCGGCACGCTGGCGATGTTCCTGGTTGGTGGCGGCATTGTGGTGCATGGCATCGCGCCGCTGCATCATGCCATTGAACATTTTGCCGGACAGCAGAACGCGCTGGTGGCGATGATATTACCGACTGTTTTAAATCTGATTCTTGGATTTATCATCGGTGGCATCGTGGTGCTGGGAGTGAAAGTGGTAGCGAAAATGCGCGGCCAGGCACATTAA